One window from the genome of Parasteatoda tepidariorum isolate YZ-2023 chromosome 8, CAS_Ptep_4.0, whole genome shotgun sequence encodes:
- the LOC107443393 gene encoding zinc finger protein 28 — MCDETFSQEGHLNELSLIGMKPYSCNLCDKTYKSKTNLIRHSLVHTGDPQPYSCSVCNKAFSQKGYLNQHYLIHAGEKPYSCSVCNKTFSQKQHLNQHYLIHTGEKPYSCSMCDKAFAQKGQLNRHYLVHTGEKPYSCSMCDKTFTQKRDLVQHYLIHTGEKPYSCSVCNKGFSLKRYLKDHSLIHSEERLYSCSVCDKTFKQIGCLKRHNHIHTGEKPYSCSVCNKRFSLKRYLNEHSLIHSEEKLNSCCMCDKTFTQKGHLKRHYLVHTGEKPYSCSMCDKTFTQKRDLVRHSLIHSGEDNFLCIL; from the coding sequence ATGTGTGATGAAACTTTCTCTCAGGAAGGCCACTTAAATGAACTTTCTCTTATAGGAATGAAACCATATTCATGTAATCTATGtgataaaacatataaaagtaaaacaaatttgattcgACACTCTCTTGTTCATACTGGAGATCCCCAACCTTACTCATGCAGTGTGTGTAATAAAGCATTCTCACAGAAAGGATATTTAAATCAACACTATCTTATTCATGCTGGAGAGAAACCTTATTCATGCAGTGTGTGTAATAAAACATTCTCACAGAAACAACATTTAAATCAACACTATCTAATTCACACTGGAGAGAAACCTTATTCATGCAGTATGTGTGATAAAGCATTCGCACAGAAAGGACAATTAAATCGACACTATCTAGTTCACACTGGAGAGAAACCTTATTCATGCAGTATGTGTGATAAAACATTCACACAGAAAAGAGACTTAGTTCAGCACTATCTTATTCATACTGGAGAGAAACCTTATTCATGCAGTGTGTGTAATAAAGGATTCTcgttaaaaagatatttaaaagatcATTCTCTTATACATTCTGAAGAGAGACTTTATTCTTGCAGTGTGTGTGATAAAACATTCAAACAGATAGGGTGTTTAAAGCGTCACAATCATATTCATACTGGAGAGAAACCTTATTCATGCAGTGTGTGTAATAAAAGATTCTcgttaaaaagatatttaaatgaacATTCTCTTATACATTCTGAAGAGAAACTTAATTCTTGCTGTATGTGTGATAAAACATTCACACAGAAAGGACATTTAAAGCGACACTATCTAGTTCACACTGGAGAGAAACCTTATTCATGCAGTATGTGTGATAAAACATTCACACAGAAAAGAGACTTAGTTCGACACTCTCTTATTCATTCTGGGGAGGataatttcttatgcattttgtga
- the LOC107443388 gene encoding tetratricopeptide repeat protein 19 homolog, mitochondrial, whose translation MYHLRFSVWRALVSRFMKYRMNCKCVHCESSYFNLLTRNSSVFSIRVAESGKNHFKTNRGYAMFAGFLTWLGLKKEEEDHMISVIKLGVLNLQRKEYNKAETVLHLALKLAQERQDLQAQRYIFDLLANVAFEKGDLGKAEKLFIELTKELLATGTSYDDNSVVEISLKLASIYSQRSEREKAESGFKFCISTQLKKVDTIDLQDVDGLSEHDKDTILLWAMSMDWYAKHLLSVGMLKEAKENFQKAFYISEKLNGPSHPQTLVLMNDIGSVQSLLKEYSSAIETFEMVIKRSVGSDSNDVPAFYCNLGATYLQIGDVERGETACKMALRLAKKSEHSDAQSDAEECLAEVSSRRFS comes from the exons atgtatcatttaagATTCAGTGTATGGAGAGCTTTAGTCTCTCGTTTTATGAAATACCGAATGAACTGTAAATGTGTGCACTGTGaatcttcatattttaatcttttaacgAGAAATTCATCTGTATTCAGTATAAGAGTTGCAGAATCcgggaaaaatcattttaa GACAAACCGTGGTTATGCTATGTTTGCTGGGTTTTTAACGTGGCTTggcttaaaaaaagaagaggagGATCACATGATTTCTGTGATTAAACTCGGAGTTTTGAATCTTCAAAGGAAAGAATACAATAAAGCTGAAACTGTTTTGCATCTTGCTTTGAAATTAGCACAAGAACGGCAAGATTTGCAAGCTCAACGATACATATTTGATCTACTTGCAAATGTGGCTTTTGAGAAAGGCGACTTGGgaaaagctgaaaaattatttattgaacttACTAAAGAACTTCTTGCCACGGGTACGTCCTATGACGATAATTCTGTTGTCGAAATTTCTCTGAAACTTGCATCCATCTATAGCCAAAGAAGTGAAAGAGAAAAAGCTGAGAGTGGTTTCAAGTTTTGCATTAGCACCCAATTGAAAAAAGTTGATACCATAGATCTACAGGATGTTGATGGACTATCTGAACATGATAAAGACACAATACTACTGTGGGCAATGAGTATGGATTGGTATGCAAAACATTTATTGTCAGTAGGGATGCTAAAAGAGGCCAAAGAGAACTTTCAAAAAGCCTTTTACATTTCTGAAAAACTTAATGGCCCTTCACATCCACAGACGCTAGTACTGATGAACGATATTGGAAGTGTACAAAGCTTACTTAAAGAGTACAGCTCTGCCATTGAAACTTTTGAGATGGTTATTAAAAGATCTGTGGGTAGTGACTCTAACGACGTGCCAgctttttattgcaatttggGTGCCACCTATTTGCAAATTGGTGATGTGGAAAGAGGGGAGACTGCTTGCAAAATGGCTTTGAGGCTGGCTAAGAAATCCGAGCATTCTGATGCTCAGTCCGATGCTGAAGAATGTCTTGCAGAAGTTAGTTCTCGTAGGTTTTCATGA